The genome window GCGGAGGTTTCGCGTCCCGAGCGTCGCGGGACGGGTTCGGAGTCCGCGCGCCCGGGCGCTTTCCGAAAGGAGCGGCATGCCGGTTCCCAAGGACCTGCTGGATCTCATGGCGTGCCCGTTCTGCAAGAGCGGGCTGCGCGAGGACGGGGAGAAGCTCCGCTGCGTGAATGCGGAATGCGGCCTCGTCTTTCCGGTCAAGGACGACATCCCGATCATGCTCATCGACGAAGCGGAGCGGCCCTGCCCGAAGTGCGGCAAGTCGCGGGACTGGCAGGGCGACGTGCTGCGGTGTCCGTCCTGCGGGGCGACGCTGAACGTCGAGAGGAAGGGATAGCGTGGATCGGCGCACCCTTCTGGCCATGGTCGTGTGCATGGCCATCTTCATCCTCTGGACCGGGGTCGTGGCGCCGCTGATCTGGCCCCCGCCGAAGCCGGCGCCCCGGAAGCCCGCGCCGCCGCCGTCCGCCACCCCCGCTCCCAAGTCCGCGCCGGCGCCGGCCGCCCCGGCGCCCCAGGAGATCGTCCGACATCCGGAGCTGCCTCCGGTGACGCTGCGGGCCGGCCGTCTCAAGGCGGTCTTCACGAACGTCGGAGCGGGTCTTCGGGAGCTGGCTACGCTCTACGAGAACGAAGAAGTTCTCCTCCTGGGGCCGCGCCCGGGCGGCGCGCCGCACCTGGCGGTGCGCGAGGTGGGCGGTCCGGATCCCGTCGAGACGCTCCCCTGGAAGCTCGAGGAGCAGACGGAACGCTCGGTGCGGTATTCGATCGTCCTGCGCAGCGGCGTGCGGCTGGCCAAGAAGTTCACCCTCGATCCGGAGACGTATCGCCTGGGGTTCGTCCTCGACGTGGAGGGGCCGGCCGACGTGCCGGAGGATCGGAAGGTGCAGCTGGAAATCCTGGCGCTCCAGGGGATCCAGCCCGACAGCCCGTACCGGTACGACTACTACCTCCACGGCGTGGTGGCGATGGACGGACGGATCCTGGAGTTCAACTGGGCGGGGATCTCGTCCGGCGAAGCCAAGCTCGCCGAGGCGCGCCGGCAGCCGCCCGGAAGCGCCCGGGACCAGGCCGTTCAGGAGGCCCGCAAGTACTTCACCGTCACCACGGGCCGGAAGGATTGGTTCGGCCTGAAGAACCGGTTCTTCGCGATTCTGCTTCAGCCGCTCGGCCCCGCCCGGACGCGGCTGGAGGCGTACGAGTTCCACACGCTGCCCTCCGGCGCGCCCGCGGGGCCGGGAGTGCCGGACAAGAACCTTTCCGCCTCGGCGCGGACCGAGCCGCTGGCGGTGCGGGACCGCCGGGTGAGCTTCGAGTTCTCCGCCTACGCGGGTCCCCTGAAACGGGATTTCCTGGCCGAGGTCCCCGGCGCGCTCGATCTCATCAACTACGGGGCGGGCTGCACGAAGGGATGCGGGCCGGTCGGGGTCCTGTTCGCGCCGATGGCCGCGCTCGTGAACCTGGCGGCCCCGGCGATCCTGGGGCTGCTGAAGTTCTTCGGCGGCCTCTTCGGGAACTACGGCGTGGGAATCATCCTGACGACGCTGGCGATCCGCGTGCTTCTCTTCCCCCTGTCGAAGAAGAGCCAGGTCTCGGCTTTCCGGATGCAGCAGCTGGCGCCCAAGATCCAGGCGCTGCGCGAGCGCTACAAGGACGACCAGCAGAAGTTCGGAGTGGAACAGATGCGGCTCTTCCGGGAGCACAAGATCAATCCCCTGGCGGGCTGCCTGCCGCTGCTCCTGCAGATGCCGATCTTCGTGGGCATGTACAGCGTCTTTGAGCTGTCCGTGGAGCTGCGCCGGGAGCCGTTCGTCCTCTGGATCCGGGATCTCTCGCAGCCGGACATGCTCCTGGGACCCTGGACGCCCATCCAGATTCCGCTTCTGCCGACGATCGACGGGCTGAACCTCCTGCCGATCGTGATGACGGTGATCTGGTTCCTTCAGGCGTACTTCGCGCCGCGGTCGCCGGATCCCCAGATGGCCGCGCAGCAGAAGATCATGCTGGCGATGCCCGTGATCTTCGGGCTGATGTGCTATGGGCTGGCCAGCGGTCTGAGCCTCTACTTCCTGGTGAACTCTCTTCTGGCCCTGGTGGAGCAGAAGGCCATCAAGAAATTCTTCCTCAAGCCGCTGGAAGCAGGCGGGAGCGCCTGAAAGGAGGCCGCATGGAGCCCAAAAAGAGGGTCACGCAGGAGGATATCGCCCGGGTCTGCAAGATCGACCAGGGATCGGTCTCCCGCATCCTCAACGAGGACACGCGCGACTCCTTCGCGGAGGAGACGATCCAGAGGGTCTTCAAGGCGGCCCGGGAGCTGGGGTATCTGCATCCGTCGCTCGTGACGTCCAACCGCCGCGAGTCCAGCCGCCGCAAGGCGGAGCTCCGCGGAAAGGTCCAGATCGTGATCGGGACGAACACGGTCTACGACGAAGGCGAGATCGACATCGACGAGATCTCGATGTCCGGGATGCTGCTGCGGAACTTCCGGACGAAGAAGAGGACGCTTCCGATGGACCGCTTCAAGTTCAACGTCGAGGTCACGGAGGGGCGCCTGAAGGGCTTCAAGTGCCGCTGCAAGCTCGTGCGCTTCTCGGACAACGAGGACGAGTTCGCCCTGGCCGTGAAGTTCGACAGCCTCGACGAGGATGCCAAGGAAAAGCTCAAGGGCTTCGTCAAGTAGCGACACCATCGCCGCGGTGTCCTCCCCTCCGGGAGCCGGGCTGCGGGCGGTGGTCCGGCTGAGCGGCCCGGACGCGGCGGCGCTGGCGGCGGGGGAGCCGGGGGCGGTCCTCTTCCGGGCCCCGCGCTCCTACACGGGCGAGGATGTGGCGGAGCTTCATCTGCCCGGCTCGCCTCCGCTCGTGGAGGCCTGTCTGCGCCGCCTCGCGGAACGCGGAGCCCGTCCCGCCCGGCCCGGCGAATTCACCCTGCGCGCCTTCCTCAACGGCCGGATGGATCTTTCCCGCGCGGAAGCGGTCGAGCGTCTGATCGCCGCGGAGGACGACGCGGAGCGCCGCGCGGCGCTCGAGGCGCTGGCGGGCGGGTTTTCGGACCGCCTGCGGCGGATCGAGGCGCTCGTTCTCGACCTGACGGCCGACGTCGAGGCGTCGATCGATTTCGTCGATCAGGACATCGAGATCCTCCCGCTTTCGGAGGCGGCGGATCGGGCGGCGGCGCTGGCGAAGGATCTCGCGGATCTGCTCCGGGAGACGGCGGCGGCGCGGGTCGCCGACGAGCGTCCTGTGGCGGCCCTGTACGGTCCGGCGAACGCGGGGAAGTCCACGCTCTTCAACGCTTTGACGG of Planctomycetota bacterium contains these proteins:
- a CDS encoding Trm112 family protein; this encodes MPVPKDLLDLMACPFCKSGLREDGEKLRCVNAECGLVFPVKDDIPIMLIDEAERPCPKCGKSRDWQGDVLRCPSCGATLNVERKG
- the yidC gene encoding membrane protein insertase YidC: MDRRTLLAMVVCMAIFILWTGVVAPLIWPPPKPAPRKPAPPPSATPAPKSAPAPAAPAPQEIVRHPELPPVTLRAGRLKAVFTNVGAGLRELATLYENEEVLLLGPRPGGAPHLAVREVGGPDPVETLPWKLEEQTERSVRYSIVLRSGVRLAKKFTLDPETYRLGFVLDVEGPADVPEDRKVQLEILALQGIQPDSPYRYDYYLHGVVAMDGRILEFNWAGISSGEAKLAEARRQPPGSARDQAVQEARKYFTVTTGRKDWFGLKNRFFAILLQPLGPARTRLEAYEFHTLPSGAPAGPGVPDKNLSASARTEPLAVRDRRVSFEFSAYAGPLKRDFLAEVPGALDLINYGAGCTKGCGPVGVLFAPMAALVNLAAPAILGLLKFFGGLFGNYGVGIILTTLAIRVLLFPLSKKSQVSAFRMQQLAPKIQALRERYKDDQQKFGVEQMRLFREHKINPLAGCLPLLLQMPIFVGMYSVFELSVELRREPFVLWIRDLSQPDMLLGPWTPIQIPLLPTIDGLNLLPIVMTVIWFLQAYFAPRSPDPQMAAQQKIMLAMPVIFGLMCYGLASGLSLYFLVNSLLALVEQKAIKKFFLKPLEAGGSA
- a CDS encoding PilZ domain-containing protein, translated to MEPKKRVTQEDIARVCKIDQGSVSRILNEDTRDSFAEETIQRVFKAARELGYLHPSLVTSNRRESSRRKAELRGKVQIVIGTNTVYDEGEIDIDEISMSGMLLRNFRTKKRTLPMDRFKFNVEVTEGRLKGFKCRCKLVRFSDNEDEFALAVKFDSLDEDAKEKLKGFVK